The following are encoded in a window of Thermodesulfobacteriota bacterium genomic DNA:
- a CDS encoding Fur family transcriptional regulator → MARPKAEDRTSRRLTQARERLGAFLKDKGLRSTRQRDAVLDTFLREDAHVSVDELCDRVRRENPSIGHATVYRSMGLFVEAGIAKERRFHEGRVRYEPGVDVGHHDHLVCLSCGDIQEFEDPTIEQIQQDIAGSRGFQVTYHRLELYGLCARCRG, encoded by the coding sequence GTGGCACGCCCCAAGGCTGAGGACCGCACCTCCCGCCGGCTGACCCAGGCCCGGGAGCGCCTGGGCGCCTTCCTCAAGGACAAGGGCCTGCGCTCCACGCGCCAGCGCGACGCGGTGCTCGACACCTTCCTCCGGGAAGACGCCCACGTGAGCGTGGACGAGCTCTGCGATCGGGTGCGGCGGGAAAACCCCTCCATCGGGCACGCCACGGTATACCGGAGCATGGGCCTCTTCGTGGAAGCGGGCATCGCCAAGGAGCGGCGGTTCCACGAGGGGCGGGTGCGCTACGAACCCGGGGTAGACGTGGGCCACCACGACCACCTGGTGTGCCTCTCCTGCGGCGACATCCAGGAGTTCGAGGACCCCACCATCGAGCAGATCCAGCAGGACATCGCCGGGAGCCGCGGCTTCCAGGTCACCTACCACCGCCTGGAGCTCTACGGCCTGTGC